The DNA window GGCGTTCGGCGCACTCGAGGTATGGCTCGCCTCGGCGTTTTTTCTTCCGATCGTCATGCTCGCAGCCATCGTCGAGAAGGCGCGTCGTGCCAAGATGCCGCTCCTCTCCGGGCCCGCCAGAAAGTTCGTGCTGAGCTTCTCGCCGCCAATGGTAGTGGGAGCGCTGCTCACGCTCGTGATGTATCAGGGCGGAATGGTTGCAGCGATTCCCGGAATGTGGCTGCTCCTTTACGGCACAGCCGTGGTCGCTGGTGGAGCATTCTCTGTCAAGATCGTGCCGGTGATGGGCCTTTGCTTCATGGCGGCGGGTGTCCTCGCCCTCTTCTCACCTGCGTCCTGGAGCCAGTGGATCATGGGTGCGGCGTTCGGCGGGCTCCACATTCTGTTCGGGATTCCAATCGCCAGGAGACACGGTGGCTAAGCATGGAGCAGCGCGTGATGATGCGCACGCGCAGGACACCGCTCGCGGGGGCGGAATAAGGCGATCTCCCGCCCGCAAGCCGGGCGAGCTCGACCGCCTGATACACGAGAGGCTTCGCCTCGGAATCGTCAGCGCGCTCGCGGTCAACGACTCGCTGTCGTTCAGCGATCTCAAGAAGCTGATGAAAACGACCGACGGCAACCTCAGCGTTCACGCGCGCAAGCTCGAGGAGGCTGACTACATCACGTGCACCAAGTCGTTCGAGGGGCGCATGCCCAAGACTCAGTACCGGCTGACAGCTATCGGCCGCCGCGCGCTGGA is part of the Gemmatimonadaceae bacterium genome and encodes:
- a CDS encoding transcriptional regulator codes for the protein MAKHGAARDDAHAQDTARGGGIRRSPARKPGELDRLIHERLRLGIVSALAVNDSLSFSDLKKLMKTTDGNLSVHARKLEEADYITCTKSFEGRMPKTQYRLTAIGRRALERYLDHMEALIRATRDR